In Ischnura elegans chromosome 9, ioIscEleg1.1, whole genome shotgun sequence, the following proteins share a genomic window:
- the LOC124165713 gene encoding velvet complex subunit B-like, producing MGSLTMRTIMLGVFLITLQALTEEVESVQMRPMYGRPVPPSMAFRMRRDPPVKPMHMMGPHHGHRPPPSRRQYYSPNYRPLQRPRKSPPASQYHFGQPPKRTIQGSFATHKSHYAPFPKHEMGSRRPPYKYAPVGRPGPPKYHRPDSMHMKPYPPYATKTKYNSGYQQDYAPVRRPTKNTASASTVSFPSTISDNAQVIKGTREKPSYHSKPTYNSYASTTEHNEHSDYFAAPVSSSFHAVAPGTSSHQTSSSQLAHASYGIASKPASEAHSGLQTSSYSNSPATPHAFAVSSGSPAVSFSYIEHGSSGQQPAASSNYAKTISSTQNFQAPASQSFGFVPYSENGQTQSTQGASQVVQFPSSGGAQRNTRKSQQGAESHVLSPNYYDSSATHSVSVSASIPTFESHTSFDQVDAISKTLSAGDDRFTQVSYPSNHRSSYDGSK from the exons ATGGGATCATTAACGATGAGG ACAATAATGCTAGGAGTGTTTCTCATAACACTCCAAGCACTCACTGAAGAAGTTGAATCAGTCCAAATGAGGCCGATGTATGGAAGGCCAGTACCACCATCAATGGCCTTCCGGATGCGACGTGACCCTCCAGTTAAGCCAATGCACATGATGGGACCTCATCATGGACACAGGCCACCACCCTCAAGACGGCAATACTACAGCCCCAACTATAGGCCACTGCAGCGCCCACGCAAGTCTCCGCCAGCCTCCCAATACCACTTCGGTCAGCCACCAAAGCGTACCATACAGGGATCCTTTGCAACACACAAGAGCCACTATGCCCCATTTCCAAAACACGAAATGGGATCCCGCAGGCCACCTTACAAGTATGCTCCAGTTGGTAGGCCTGGCCCACCAAAGTATCACAGGCCCGACTCCATGCACATGAAGCCTTATCCTCCCTACGCCACAAAAACCAAGTACAACAGTGGATACCAACAGGATTACGCACCCGTGAGACGCCCAACCAAGAACACAGCTTCTGCCTCTACTGTTTCCTTCCCGTCCACAATATCCGACAATGCACAAGTTATCAAGGGTACACGAGAAAAGCCATCTTACCACTCCAAGCCCACTTACAACAGTTATGCATCCACAACAGAGCACAACGAGCACTCTGATTACTTTGCAGCCCCTGTGTCATCAAGTTTCCATGCCGTCGCACCAGGTACAAGTTCCCACCAAACGTCCTCCTCACAGCTAGCTCATGCCAGCTATGGCATCGCAAGTAAACCTGCATCTGAAGCCCACAGTGGATTGCAGACATCATCCTACAGTAATTCTCCAGCTACGCCACATGCATTTGCAGTTTCCAGCGGCTCTCCAGCCGTTTCTTTCTCATACATTGAGCATGGGAGTAGTGGACAGCAACCGGCAGCTTCCTCTAATTACGCCAAAACAATAAGCTCGACACAAAATTTCCAAGCACCAGCCTCCCAATCATTTGGATTTGTTCCCTACTCCGAAAATGGGCAAACGCAAAGCACGCAAGGGGCCTCGCAAGTGGTCCAGTTCCCTAGCAGCGGTGGAGCGCAGCGCAACACAAGAAAGAGTCAACAAGGAGCAGAGAGCCACGTACTGTCCCCCAACTATTACGATTCATCAGCAACGCACTCCGTTTCAGTATCAGCATCCATTCCAACATTTGAATCTCACACTTCCTTTGACCAAGTCGATGCAATCAGCAAAACACTGAGTGCTGGTGACGATAGATTCACCCAAGTTTCCTACCCATCAAACCACCGGTCATCATACGACGGCAGTAAATAA